The genomic region TATTATCCTTAGGCTAAATCTTGAACCCCTTGGAGAACCTGGGGTCAGTCCTCTTCGAAGGGGGAGATGTGCCTTCTCTATGTTTTTGGGGGAGTCCTGGCAAGCCAGGAAGAAACTGTGCCTGGGTGGGAGAGCCCAGGGAGAGATAAGGAACAGTTGCCAAAACTTGTGTGCATTGGTTTTAATGGCAAACAAAGTGCTTTAAACcatttttggaagaaagtaACAGCTCATGTGGTTGATCTACAGGTGTGTGAGAGCACATACTGAGCCAGGCAATCAGTAATGAGAAGTTCCTTGAGCAACTTGGACCCTTTACAACCTGGAGAGGAGGGATCAGGGTTGCTAACCCCCCTAAAACCTGACCTGACCTTCTTGGTCCTGACCAAACTTCTTGCAAAACTCCATAAAATTTGGTTGTTTCAGGCTGGTTTCCCATAAATCCAAATTCAAAAGAGGTTTTGAATTTGAATTACTTTGAATTATCATGTTACACAGACAGATTTTGAATGTCTAGTGTGGTGGTGGAGATGAaccttttatttatattttgccAAACAGTGCTATATTGTCatcctattttttaaatgagaagctGAATATTCATGGAAAGCTGGGCTGTGTACTGAGCATTTTGGGGTCAACGGTCATGGTTATTCAcgcccctgaggaggaggaggtcacCTCACTAGATGAGATGGAAAGAAAGCTGCAAGATCCAGGTCTGTATGCAGTTGCAATGAACTTGTGCTACAGTTCATAGAGAAGCATTCCGGACACTGAATAACTTCTAGCATGTATGTAGTCTCGTATTTTATCTCATGCACGTtactcttcttccctttcttctttcttacagCATTTGTTACGTTTGCTGTTCTCCTGACAGTTGTTGCCCTGGTGCTGATATTTATTGTGGCTCCAAGGAGAGGTCAGACAAATATACTGAtctacattttaatttgctCACTCATTGGTGCCTTCTCCGTCTCATCTGTGAAAGGCCTGGGCATCGCCATCAAACAAATGTTGGAGCAGAAACCAGTTTATCGACATCCATTGGTTTATGTTTTGGTGGGCATCTTAGTGCTCTCAGTCAGCACTCAGATCAACTATCTCAACAAAGCATTGGATGTGTTCAATACATCTCTAGTGACACCAATTTATTACGTGTGTTTCACCACAACGGTTGTGACATGCTCCATCATCCTGTTCAAGGAGTGGAGTAGTCTGGACCTGGGTGATATCATTGGAACCCTGAGTGGATTCTGCAGTATCATCATTGGCATTTTTCTATTGCACGCTTTCAAAAATACTAATATCACCTGGAGTCAGTTGATGTCCACTGTTGCCAAAGAACCATCATTACCACACCGTGAATATGAAACCTGTCACACTTTACTGGAGAGCATGGAAGACCCAGCTTTGGCATACGAGGAGGACAACATTTTATTCAGTCAATGAAACTCTCAAGCGGCATTCATCATTGAAGTACCATGAATTGCAGACTAAGCCCACCTGTGTCTACCAGAATGCTGCTCTTTTCTGCAATCCTCTGGAAAACCATCTGTAAGGCCAGTTAAGTGTGGGCCACTCCTCTGTGTGCCAGCTGTTACTACCAAGTAATGAATGGAAGTGTTCAATAATTTAcattacaaacagaaaagtgattGTATGTTAAGTAATGAAAaaccttgtctttttttatgcAGCATCTCCTATTGAAGAATTTTAGCAGAGAAGAGTGGTCTTTGTAAGCTATGTTTACAAAGTGCAATTTTCCCATGATGATAAAAGACAATCCTTGTTGAAGTGACAAGCACTCTGCTATTATCTTAGTGATGGCCTTAATATTTCAggctttctttatattttcataatttattgCCAAGCAAACTTGTAGATACTCTACATGAAGGATATTCATTGGAGATAtaatatgaagaaaacagtgtttaacccttttagcttttaaaataaaattttatgcaAGACCTATTCACTTTTGATCACCTACCAATGAATCTTGAATAGATATCACCAAAAAAATTTATGAAATATGGTTCTTGGTAACCGGTCTCcttcaaaatccattttttaacagcaaagtCTTAGTGCTTCTACCTGAGGAATCCTGAGTGGATTGCAAATCCCTGAATATGCATGtacctttttatttcaaaactatgACCAAGttacagtttaagaaaaagcagattcATTAGAGGCCTGAAAACAGTTGCTGTTGgcttaaaaaattacataagatgaaagaataaagcattcaaaggcagaagaaaaccagaatgtGCAATTAAGAATTTCCACTCTGTTTTATACTACTCTGAGGCTTAAGAAGGGACTTcacttctttctgtatttcttcctaaTATTGCCATCTATTCACCAAAACCCATTTaagcttttcaaatttttctctcattttccagAAAGGTATCATTGTTTCTTAATTGCAAAACAGTCctgttattttatattctgttataaaagcaaaatccatttTCCAATTGTTGCactatttctaaaaatactggGTAAAGGCTGTAAACAAGGACTGAGAAACACcaaaacatcttttgttttagtttgaccttttcatcttttctaaaaatgagtATTCACCTCTATTAGATGTTTTAGCTATTAATCTACCATAGGCCTTGAAGGTTAGGAGCTGTACAACAGTATGCTCCTCAGTTGTGGTCACTGatctttatttcacaaaacCAGCTTGCACAGTCCATGTTTCACTCATTACGCTCCCCTTTGTTGCCACTTTGTCAGCAAGAAAGTAGTTTCAGCAATCAGATGTGTGGGTCATGACGAGCTCGTCAGAAAGGTAGCATTTCCAATT from Aquila chrysaetos chrysaetos chromosome 1, bAquChr1.4, whole genome shotgun sequence harbors:
- the NIPAL1 gene encoding magnesium transporter NIPA3; its protein translation is MDGTLNETNQSISTPAGSKYQLYIGLALAIGSSIFIGASFILKKKGLLKLADKGVPRAGQGGYSYLKEWLWWAGLLSMGLGEAANFAAYAFAPATLVTPLGALSVLISAILSSYFLNEKLNIHGKLGCVLSILGSTVMVIHAPEEEEVTSLDEMERKLQDPAFVTFAVLLTVVALVLIFIVAPRRGQTNILIYILICSLIGAFSVSSVKGLGIAIKQMLEQKPVYRHPLVYVLVGILVLSVSTQINYLNKALDVFNTSLVTPIYYVCFTTTVVTCSIILFKEWSSLDLGDIIGTLSGFCSIIIGIFLLHAFKNTNITWSQLMSTVAKEPSLPHREYETCHTLLESMEDPALAYEEDNILFSQ